Proteins from a genomic interval of Zonotrichia leucophrys gambelii isolate GWCS_2022_RI chromosome 5, RI_Zleu_2.0, whole genome shotgun sequence:
- the CD151 gene encoding CD151 antigen — protein MREYTEKKETCGTICLKYLLFIFNFFFWLAGGAVMAVGAWTLAEKSDYISLLSSSTYSATAYILVVAGVVVMVTGILGCCATFKERRNLLRVYFILLLCIFLLEIIAGILAYIYYQQLSLELKQNLKNTMTQKYRREGEESVTSAVDKLQQEFKCCGSNNYTDWADSLWIKSSEAGGRKVPDSCCKTITDLCGRRDHPSNIYKESGCITKLENFIQEHLKIIGAVGISIACVQIFGMIFTCCLYKSLKSEPY, from the exons ATGCGTGAGTatacagaaaagaaggaaacatGTGGGACCATCTGTCTGAAGTACCTTCTCTTCATCTTCAACTTCTTTTTCTGG ctGGCTGGCGGGGCTGTGATGGCAGTGGGCGCCTGGACCCTGGCTGAGAAGAGTGACTACATCagcctgctctcctccagcacATACTCTGCAACTGCTTATATCCTGGTGGTGGCTGGGGTGGTGGTCATGGTCACTGGCATCCTTGGGTGCTGTGCCACGTTCAAAGAGCGGCGCAATTTGCTGCGAGTG TACTTCATATTGTTGCTATGCATCTTTCTCCTGGAGATCATTGCAGGAATCCTGGCCTATATCTACTACCAGCAG ctgagcctggagctgaAACAAAATCTGAAGAACACCATGACCCAGAAGTAccggagggagggagaggagagcgTGACCAGTGCAGTGGacaagctgcagcaggag ttcAAGTGCTGTGGGAGCAACAACTACACGGACTGGGCCGACAGCCTGTGGATCAAATCTTCAGAGGCCGGTGGGAGGAAGGTCCCAGACAGCTGCTGTAAGACCATCACTGACCTGTGTGGCAGAAGAGACCATCCTTCCAACATCTACAAGGAG AGTGGTTGCATTACCAAGCTGGAAAACTTCATTCAAGAGCATCTGAAAATTATCGGGGCAGTGGGCATCAGCATTGCTTGTGTGCAG ATCTTCGGGATGATTTTCACCTGCTGCTTGTACAAGAGTTTAAAGTCAGAACCATATTAA